In one Streptomyces sp. T12 genomic region, the following are encoded:
- the pgi gene encoding glucose-6-phosphate isomerase has protein sequence MNADGRTRLNQTPEWTALAKHREELGEVQLRELFAADPRRGAGYTLQVGDLHIDYSKHLVTDETLRLLRELAVATDVFGLRDAMFRGEKINTTEDRAVLHTALRAPRDAVIEVDGENVVPGVHAVLDKMAAFAERVRSGAWTGHTGRRIKNVVNIGIGGSDLGPAMAYEVLRSYTDRGLTVRFVSNVDGADLHEATRDLDAAETLFIIASKTFTTIETITNATSARNWLLGELKAGQEAVAKHFVALSTNAEKVAGFGIDTVNMFEFWDWVGGRYSYDSAIGLSLMVAIGPDRFREMLDGFRIVDEHFRTAPAESNVPLLLGLLGIWYGNFHDAQSHAVLPYSHYLSKFTAYLQQLDMESNGKYVGRDGREVDWQTGPVVWGTPGTNGQHAYYQLIHQGTKLIPADFIGFAEPVAEMSDELKAQHDLLMANFFAQTQALAFGKTPDEVRAEGVPEVLVTHKTFKGNHPTTTVLARELTPSVLGQLIALYEHKVFVQGAVWNIDSFDQWGVELGKVLAKRVEPALTEGAEVPGLDASTQALVAKYRELRGRQ, from the coding sequence ATGAACGCAGACGGCCGTACCAGGCTCAACCAGACGCCCGAGTGGACCGCGCTGGCCAAGCACCGTGAGGAGCTCGGCGAGGTGCAGCTGCGGGAGCTGTTCGCCGCTGATCCGAGGCGCGGTGCGGGGTACACGCTGCAGGTCGGTGACCTGCACATCGACTACTCCAAGCACCTCGTCACCGACGAGACCCTGCGCCTGCTGCGCGAGCTGGCCGTCGCGACGGACGTGTTCGGGCTGCGGGACGCCATGTTCCGAGGCGAGAAGATCAACACCACCGAGGACCGCGCCGTCCTGCACACCGCGCTGCGCGCGCCGCGTGACGCGGTGATCGAGGTCGACGGGGAGAACGTCGTCCCGGGTGTGCACGCCGTCCTGGACAAGATGGCCGCCTTCGCCGAGCGGGTCCGCTCCGGCGCCTGGACCGGGCACACCGGCAGGCGCATCAAGAACGTCGTCAACATCGGTATCGGCGGCTCCGATCTCGGCCCGGCGATGGCGTACGAGGTACTGCGCAGCTACACCGACCGCGGCCTCACGGTCCGCTTCGTGTCGAACGTCGACGGCGCCGACCTGCACGAGGCGACCCGCGACCTGGACGCGGCCGAGACGCTGTTCATCATCGCGTCCAAGACGTTCACCACGATCGAGACGATCACCAACGCCACCTCGGCCCGCAACTGGCTGCTGGGTGAGCTGAAGGCGGGACAGGAAGCTGTCGCCAAGCACTTCGTCGCACTGTCGACGAATGCCGAGAAGGTCGCCGGCTTCGGCATCGACACGGTCAACATGTTCGAGTTCTGGGACTGGGTGGGCGGGCGCTACTCGTACGACTCGGCCATCGGGCTCTCGCTGATGGTCGCCATCGGCCCGGACCGGTTCCGCGAGATGCTCGACGGATTCCGGATCGTCGACGAGCACTTCCGCACCGCGCCCGCCGAGTCCAACGTGCCGCTGCTGCTCGGCCTGTTGGGCATCTGGTACGGCAACTTCCACGACGCCCAGTCGCACGCCGTGCTGCCGTACAGCCACTACCTGTCCAAGTTCACGGCGTATCTGCAGCAGCTGGACATGGAGTCCAACGGCAAGTACGTCGGCCGGGACGGGCGGGAGGTCGACTGGCAGACCGGGCCGGTCGTGTGGGGCACGCCGGGCACCAACGGGCAGCACGCGTACTACCAGCTGATCCACCAGGGCACCAAGCTGATCCCGGCGGACTTCATCGGCTTCGCCGAGCCGGTCGCCGAGATGAGCGACGAACTCAAGGCGCAGCACGACCTGTTGATGGCGAACTTCTTCGCGCAGACGCAGGCGCTGGCGTTCGGCAAGACGCCGGACGAGGTGCGTGCGGAAGGGGTGCCGGAGGTGCTGGTGACTCACAAGACGTTCAAGGGCAACCACCCGACGACCACGGTACTCGCGCGCGAGCTGACCCCGTCCGTGCTCGGTCAGCTGATCGCCCTGTACGAGCACAAGGTGTTCGTACAGGGCGCGGTGTGGAACATCGACTCCTTCGACCAGTGGGGCGTCGAACTCGGCAAGGTCCTCGCCAAGCGGGTCGAGCCCGCGCTGACCGAAGGCGCCGAGGTACCGGGGCTGGACGCGTCGACGCAGGCGCTCGTCGCCAAGTACCGGGAGCTGCGCGGCCGGCAGTGA
- a CDS encoding RNA polymerase-binding protein RbpA produces MASGNAIRGSRVGAGPMGEAERGESAPRLRISFWCSNGHETQPSFASDAQVPDTWDCPRCGFPAGQDRDNPPDPPRTEPYKTHLAYVRERRSDADGEAILAEALAKLRGEI; encoded by the coding sequence GTGGCAAGTGGCAACGCGATCCGAGGAAGCCGGGTCGGGGCGGGGCCGATGGGCGAGGCCGAGCGGGGCGAGTCCGCGCCCCGGCTGCGCATCTCCTTCTGGTGCTCCAACGGGCATGAGACGCAGCCCAGCTTCGCCAGCGACGCGCAGGTTCCCGACACCTGGGACTGCCCGCGCTGCGGCTTTCCCGCCGGACAGGACCGGGACAATCCGCCGGACCCGCCGCGCACCGAGCCCTACAAGACGCACCTGGCGTATGTACGGGAACGGCGCAGCGACGCGGACGGCGAGGCGATCCTCGCCGAGGCGCTCGCCAAACTGCGCGGCGAGATCTAG
- the pgk gene encoding phosphoglycerate kinase, whose protein sequence is MKTIDELLSEGVAGKRVFVRADLNVPLDGTTITDDGRIRAVLPTVKALAEAGARVVVASHLGRPKGAPDPAFSLAPAAARLGELLGADVAFATDTVGESAQATVAGLTDGQVAVVENLRFNAGETSKDDAERGAFADQLAALADVYVSDGFGAVHRKHASVYDLPARLPHYAGHLIATEVGVLKKLTEDVKRPYVVALGGAKVSDKLAVIDQLLAKADRLLIGGGMAYTFLKAKGYEVGISLLQADQIPAVTEYMERAEKNGVEIVLPVDVLVSTEFPDLKTKAPANPTTVAADAIPADQEGLDIGPETRKLYASKLADAATVFWNGPMGVFEHPDYAEGTKAVAQALVDSKGFTVVGGGDSAAAVRTLGFDENAFGHISTGGGASLEYLEGKTLPGLAALED, encoded by the coding sequence ATGAAGACGATCGACGAACTTCTCTCCGAAGGCGTCGCCGGCAAGCGGGTCTTCGTCCGCGCCGACCTGAACGTGCCGCTGGACGGCACCACGATCACCGACGACGGCCGTATCCGCGCCGTACTGCCCACCGTCAAGGCGCTGGCCGAGGCGGGCGCCCGCGTGGTCGTCGCCTCCCACCTGGGCCGCCCCAAGGGCGCCCCGGACCCCGCCTTCTCCCTGGCACCGGCCGCCGCGCGGCTCGGTGAACTCCTCGGCGCCGACGTGGCGTTCGCGACCGACACGGTCGGCGAGTCCGCCCAGGCCACGGTCGCGGGCCTCACCGACGGCCAGGTCGCGGTCGTCGAGAACCTCCGCTTCAACGCCGGCGAGACCAGCAAGGACGACGCCGAGCGTGGCGCCTTCGCCGACCAGCTGGCCGCCCTCGCCGACGTCTACGTCAGTGACGGCTTCGGCGCCGTGCACCGCAAGCACGCCTCGGTGTACGACCTTCCGGCCCGCCTGCCGCACTACGCCGGCCACCTCATCGCCACCGAGGTCGGCGTCCTGAAGAAGCTCACCGAGGACGTCAAGCGGCCCTACGTCGTCGCGCTCGGCGGCGCCAAGGTCTCCGACAAGCTCGCCGTCATCGACCAGCTGCTCGCCAAGGCCGACCGGCTGCTCATCGGCGGCGGCATGGCGTACACCTTCCTCAAGGCCAAGGGCTACGAGGTCGGCATCTCCCTCCTCCAGGCGGACCAGATCCCGGCCGTCACCGAGTACATGGAGCGCGCCGAGAAGAACGGCGTCGAGATCGTCCTGCCGGTCGACGTCCTGGTCTCCACCGAGTTCCCGGACCTGAAGACCAAGGCCCCGGCCAACCCCACGACCGTCGCCGCGGACGCCATCCCGGCCGACCAGGAGGGCCTGGACATCGGTCCGGAGACCCGCAAGCTGTACGCCTCGAAGCTCGCCGACGCCGCCACCGTCTTCTGGAACGGCCCCATGGGCGTCTTCGAGCACCCCGACTACGCCGAGGGCACCAAGGCGGTCGCCCAGGCCCTCGTCGACTCCAAGGGCTTCACCGTGGTCGGCGGTGGCGACTCCGCCGCGGCCGTCCGCACCCTGGGCTTCGACGAGAACGCATTCGGCCACATCTCGACCGGTGGCGGCGCCTCCCTCGAATACCTCGAGGGCAAGACGCTCCCCGGCCTCGCCGCACTGGAGGACTGA
- a CDS encoding DUF3824 domain-containing protein encodes MTNPYGSWTGGTLTARSFLKPHHVARAVFHPTWIPDSLDPSVDALKKARVIAGAVAAFGVYTFVEGGFAFDEMLDNAATACVVLLFITPLTVGVMLHIWRRSGAGTVGQLREPLVRSLKLLLLFIGSALGTVAIFQLGGSLGVLGSLLFSVVGLWMGFFVIAGAYRISGNFFGTAAVHRCLPPLLAAVTTWLMAIPDLFTGDLHGLGLVMGVVFILGAPVTVTGIALLEMGRLRTRYGIRLAAHPATLPTPTPTPPPPPYAPNGFVPPQGNPYAPPPQGNPYAPGPQPAYNPSPPYNPQRPHGPGPYGG; translated from the coding sequence TTGACGAATCCATACGGGAGTTGGACCGGCGGCACGCTGACCGCCCGTTCGTTCCTGAAGCCCCATCACGTGGCGCGGGCGGTGTTCCACCCGACCTGGATCCCGGACTCACTGGATCCGTCGGTGGACGCGCTCAAGAAGGCGCGTGTCATCGCCGGTGCGGTGGCGGCGTTCGGGGTCTACACCTTCGTCGAGGGCGGGTTCGCCTTCGACGAGATGCTGGACAACGCGGCGACCGCGTGTGTCGTCCTGCTGTTCATCACACCGCTCACGGTCGGCGTGATGCTCCACATCTGGCGGCGTTCCGGCGCGGGCACGGTGGGGCAGCTACGGGAGCCGCTGGTCAGGTCGCTGAAGTTGCTGCTGCTGTTCATCGGCTCGGCGCTCGGGACGGTGGCGATCTTCCAGTTGGGCGGCTCCCTAGGAGTTCTCGGGAGCCTGTTGTTCAGCGTCGTCGGGCTCTGGATGGGCTTCTTCGTGATCGCCGGTGCCTACCGGATCTCGGGGAACTTCTTCGGCACCGCTGCCGTGCACCGCTGTCTGCCGCCGCTGCTCGCCGCGGTGACGACCTGGCTCATGGCCATCCCCGATCTCTTCACGGGGGACCTGCACGGCCTCGGCCTCGTGATGGGCGTCGTCTTCATCCTGGGCGCGCCCGTGACGGTCACGGGCATCGCCCTGCTGGAGATGGGCCGGCTCCGGACCCGGTACGGCATCCGGCTGGCGGCCCACCCGGCCACCCTGCCGACACCGACACCGACCCCGCCGCCACCGCCGTACGCACCGAACGGCTTCGTACCGCCGCAGGGCAACCCTTACGCGCCGCCCCCGCAGGGCAACCCCTACGCACCGGGGCCGCAGCCGGCGTACAACCCGTCGCCCCCGTACAACCCACAGCGGCCCCACGGCCCCGGCCCCTACGGCGGCTGA
- a CDS encoding ABC transporter permease gives MRATLRWAHSDLRTHRGEALFLVLATAGIVVSLLLATALFGYATNPWQRVFTQAHGAHVWLHTGASADTGKLAELDGVDSVAGPYPTASATLASRGTRASIELRGMPDRPSVDRPLLTSGHWLNPANPDGVVLESRLARALLAAPGDTLTLPGAHRTLTVLGVADSAEPRYRPGEQPGLVWAPPAAVRDPGGQVIGLRLADPDDTDYAVQRAVTVLGAGAVSEVSTWKQARAEAQGDNRLLGQVLGLFGLGALVAAGLAVHGAIGTRIRGHLRDISVLKAIGFTPGQVVRVFLLQHLAYALLGAVAAAAVIQALGSRIPGRLGDAVGVWQGLPGHSVALFVVPVGAVLFIGATTGLAAWRAGRVPPVPVPRPAAPLGGRLSGVARQALGLRLPPALVLGWHRAFTRRLRSLATVARLALPLLLIVVAMSAWTTIDRFDSRPDQIGLPTALTVHADSGLPDRDARTLLERDPQVAAAYPGVEVAALVPDQKGTIALRGLGTHEDPYPYALAEGRAAQGRDEAVAGQGLLDLLDVKVGDWVRMTVGDQPQILHIVGRSIEPENAGRVISTSLDTLRENDPGLGPTLYELRLRPGAQPYEVADRLATAGHGRLDVHAVPNPADGLSPLRGVVVGLIAVLALIGLIELLTAIGGTVRESERDLLALKAIGLSPRQITAITVTSTACTALAAVVLGTALGTPLAHWLIDAQGRSSGIGAGIAQSPSAALLLLLGAAAVTGAAALAAVPASRAARRRLADTLSAVA, from the coding sequence GTGCGAGCCACCCTGCGCTGGGCGCACTCCGATCTGCGTACGCACCGCGGCGAGGCGCTGTTCCTCGTGTTGGCCACGGCCGGGATCGTCGTGTCGCTGTTGCTGGCCACGGCGCTGTTCGGCTACGCCACCAACCCCTGGCAGCGCGTCTTCACCCAGGCGCACGGCGCGCACGTCTGGCTGCACACCGGCGCCTCGGCCGATACCGGGAAACTGGCCGAGCTCGACGGCGTCGACTCCGTCGCGGGCCCCTACCCCACCGCCTCCGCCACCCTGGCCTCCCGCGGCACCCGCGCCTCTATCGAGCTGCGCGGCATGCCCGACCGCCCCTCCGTCGACCGCCCGCTCCTCACCTCCGGCCACTGGCTGAACCCCGCGAACCCCGACGGCGTCGTCCTGGAGAGCCGCCTGGCCCGCGCCCTCCTGGCCGCCCCCGGCGACACCCTCACCCTGCCCGGCGCCCACCGGACCCTGACCGTCCTCGGCGTCGCCGACAGCGCCGAGCCGCGCTACCGGCCTGGCGAGCAGCCGGGGCTGGTCTGGGCGCCGCCGGCCGCCGTGCGCGATCCGGGCGGCCAGGTGATCGGACTGCGCCTGGCCGACCCCGACGACACGGACTACGCCGTCCAGCGCGCCGTGACCGTACTGGGCGCCGGCGCGGTCAGCGAGGTCTCCACCTGGAAGCAGGCGCGCGCCGAGGCACAGGGCGACAACCGGCTGCTGGGACAGGTGCTGGGCCTGTTCGGGCTGGGCGCCCTGGTCGCCGCCGGGCTCGCCGTGCACGGGGCGATCGGCACCCGTATCCGCGGCCATCTGCGGGACATCTCGGTACTGAAGGCGATCGGCTTCACCCCGGGTCAGGTGGTCCGCGTCTTCCTGCTCCAGCACCTCGCCTACGCGCTGCTGGGTGCGGTGGCCGCCGCGGCCGTCATCCAGGCCCTGGGCAGCCGGATCCCCGGGCGGCTCGGGGACGCGGTCGGGGTGTGGCAGGGGCTGCCCGGGCACAGCGTGGCGCTGTTCGTGGTGCCCGTGGGCGCGGTGCTGTTCATCGGCGCGACCACGGGGCTCGCCGCGTGGCGGGCGGGACGTGTGCCCCCGGTGCCGGTGCCGCGGCCCGCGGCTCCGCTCGGCGGGCGGCTTTCCGGCGTGGCCCGGCAGGCGCTCGGGCTGCGGCTGCCGCCCGCGCTGGTGCTGGGCTGGCACCGGGCGTTCACGCGTCGCCTGCGGTCCCTGGCCACGGTCGCCCGGCTCGCGCTGCCGCTGCTGCTGATCGTGGTCGCGATGAGCGCGTGGACCACCATCGACCGCTTCGACAGCAGGCCCGACCAGATCGGTCTGCCGACCGCCCTCACCGTCCACGCCGACTCCGGCCTGCCCGACCGGGACGCCCGCACGCTGCTGGAACGCGACCCCCAGGTCGCCGCCGCCTACCCGGGCGTCGAGGTGGCCGCCCTGGTCCCGGACCAGAAGGGCACGATCGCCCTGCGCGGTCTCGGCACCCACGAGGATCCCTACCCGTACGCCCTGGCCGAGGGCCGTGCCGCCCAGGGCCGCGACGAGGCCGTGGCCGGACAGGGCCTGCTCGACCTGCTGGACGTGAAGGTCGGTGACTGGGTCCGGATGACCGTCGGCGACCAGCCGCAGATCCTGCACATCGTGGGCCGCAGCATCGAGCCCGAGAACGCCGGCCGGGTCATCTCCACCTCGCTCGACACCCTGCGCGAGAACGACCCGGGCCTCGGCCCCACCCTCTACGAGCTAAGGCTCCGACCGGGCGCGCAACCGTACGAGGTCGCCGACCGCCTCGCCACCGCCGGACACGGGCGCCTGGACGTACACGCCGTACCGAACCCCGCCGACGGCCTCTCCCCGCTGCGCGGAGTCGTCGTGGGCCTGATCGCCGTACTGGCCCTGATCGGGCTCATCGAACTGCTGACCGCGATCGGCGGCACCGTCCGCGAGAGCGAGCGCGACCTGCTGGCGCTCAAGGCCATCGGCCTGTCCCCCCGCCAGATCACCGCGATCACCGTCACGTCCACCGCCTGCACCGCCCTGGCCGCGGTCGTCCTCGGTACGGCCCTGGGTACCCCCCTCGCGCACTGGCTGATCGACGCCCAGGGCAGATCGAGCGGCATCGGCGCCGGCATCGCCCAGAGCCCGTCCGCCGCTCTCCTGCTGCTGCTCGGCGCGGCGGCGGTCACGGGAGCGGCCGCCCTCGCCGCCGTCCCGGCCTCCCGCGCGGCCCGCCGCAGGCTCGCGGACACACTGAGCGCGGTCGCCTGA
- the secG gene encoding preprotein translocase subunit SecG: protein MVLGFSIALIVFSLLMMLLVLMHKGKGGGLSDMFGGGMQSSVGGSSVAERNLDRITIVVGLLWFACIVVLGILMKVNN, encoded by the coding sequence GTGGTTTTGGGGTTCTCGATCGCCCTGATCGTCTTCAGCCTGCTGATGATGCTGCTGGTGCTGATGCACAAGGGCAAGGGCGGCGGCCTCTCCGACATGTTCGGTGGCGGCATGCAGTCGTCCGTCGGCGGCTCCTCGGTCGCCGAGCGCAACCTCGACCGGATCACCATCGTGGTCGGTCTGCTGTGGTTCGCGTGCATTGTCGTGCTCGGCATCCTGATGAAGGTGAACAACTGA
- a CDS encoding ABC transporter ATP-binding protein yields the protein MSDDSTPVLRAEESAPRTESPLLRAEGLVKTHYGEGAPAHAVRGVDLAVRQGEFVAVTGPSGAGKSTLLHLLGGLQRPDSGSIWLDGECADAWSEARWAVQRRKRIGIVFQFFNLVSDLSVADNVELPALLAGVPPKRARAERAELLGELGLAGKERSMPGELSGGEQQRVALARALVNRPPLLLADEPAGSLDSKGTREVMRLLSRFHQRGQTIVLVTHDARLASAADRVISFFDGRIADDAELDGGPPPRRTGISGVLELKD from the coding sequence GTGAGCGACGATTCCACTCCTGTGCTGCGCGCGGAGGAATCTGCGCCGCGCACCGAGAGTCCCCTGCTGCGCGCCGAAGGCCTGGTCAAGACGCATTACGGCGAGGGCGCTCCGGCGCATGCCGTGCGGGGCGTTGATCTTGCCGTCCGGCAGGGCGAGTTCGTGGCCGTCACCGGTCCGTCCGGTGCCGGTAAGTCGACCTTGCTGCATCTGCTCGGCGGACTGCAGCGACCCGACAGCGGCAGCATCTGGCTGGACGGCGAGTGCGCCGATGCGTGGAGCGAGGCCCGCTGGGCGGTGCAGCGAAGGAAGCGCATCGGGATCGTCTTCCAGTTCTTCAACCTGGTCTCCGACCTGTCCGTCGCCGACAACGTCGAGCTGCCCGCGCTGCTGGCCGGCGTCCCGCCGAAGCGGGCCCGCGCCGAGCGGGCGGAGCTGCTGGGCGAGCTGGGCCTGGCGGGCAAGGAGCGGAGCATGCCGGGCGAGCTGTCCGGCGGCGAACAGCAGCGCGTCGCACTGGCCCGCGCGCTGGTCAACCGTCCCCCGCTGCTGCTGGCCGACGAACCCGCCGGCAGCCTGGACAGCAAGGGCACCCGCGAGGTGATGCGGCTGCTGTCCCGCTTCCACCAGCGCGGCCAGACGATCGTGCTGGTCACGCATGACGCCCGGCTGGCGAGCGCGGCGGACCGCGTCATCAGCTTCTTCGACGGCCGCATCGCCGACGACGCCGAACTGGACGGCGGCCCCCCGCCGCGCCGGACGGGGATATCGGGTGTGCTGGAGCTCAAGGACTGA
- the tpiA gene encoding triose-phosphate isomerase, with protein MSTRTPLMAGNWKMNLNHLEAIAHVQKLAFALADKDYEAVEVAVLPPFTDLRSVQTLVDGDKLKIKYGAQDISAQDSGAYTGEISGSMLAKLKCTYVAIGHSERRQYHAETDEIVNAKVKAAYKHGLTPIMCVGEELDVREAGNAVPHTLAQVEGGLKDLPAEQAETIVIAYEPVWAIGTGKVCGAEDAQEVCAAIRGKLAELYSQELADKVRIQYGGSVKSGNVAEIMAQADIDGALVGGASLDADEFVKIVRFRDQ; from the coding sequence ATGAGCACGCGCACGCCGCTGATGGCGGGCAACTGGAAGATGAACCTCAACCACCTCGAGGCCATCGCGCACGTCCAGAAGCTCGCCTTCGCCCTCGCGGACAAGGACTACGAGGCCGTCGAGGTCGCCGTCCTGCCGCCCTTCACCGACCTGCGCTCCGTGCAGACCCTGGTCGACGGCGACAAGCTGAAGATCAAGTACGGCGCCCAGGACATCTCGGCCCAGGACTCCGGCGCCTACACCGGCGAGATCTCCGGCTCGATGCTGGCCAAGCTGAAGTGCACCTACGTGGCGATCGGCCACTCCGAGCGCCGCCAGTACCACGCCGAGACCGACGAGATCGTCAACGCCAAGGTCAAGGCCGCCTACAAGCACGGCCTCACCCCGATCATGTGCGTCGGCGAGGAGCTGGACGTCCGCGAGGCCGGCAACGCCGTCCCGCACACGCTCGCCCAGGTCGAAGGCGGTCTGAAGGACCTCCCGGCCGAGCAGGCCGAGACCATCGTGATCGCCTACGAGCCCGTCTGGGCCATCGGCACCGGCAAGGTCTGCGGCGCCGAGGACGCCCAGGAGGTCTGCGCCGCCATCCGCGGCAAGCTCGCCGAGCTGTACTCGCAGGAGCTGGCCGACAAGGTCCGCATCCAGTACGGCGGCTCCGTGAAGTCCGGCAACGTCGCCGAGATCATGGCCCAGGCCGACATCGACGGCGCCCTGGTCGGCGGTGCCTCGCTGGACGCCGACGAGTTCGTCAAGATCGTGCGGTTCCGCGACCAGTGA
- a CDS encoding MFS transporter, whose translation MDRGGVVATAETGGVRAPAWRGGFGRLWSAAVLSSFGDSLRTAALPLLAVTLTDRPLLIAAVTACGYLPWIVFGLLGGAVADRVDQRRAMWTVDALRALLVGAFAVAVALGHASIGLLIALAFTLTALQTLFDNAATALLPSLVDHDALGSANARLMTGQRIAGGLVGGPVVPVLLAVGAAVPFAADAGTYLVAAALVASLRIEAPERKPAPAGSTLRREIGEGLRTLWRDRDLRGLCAATALCNIGMGAQLATLVVLVTGWLDAGSVGYAAAGAAFTVGGLAGGVMNGRIVQRLGTIRAVLLAGAVQTATLVVMGTVRSLAVLVAALVVFGLMGMVWNVNTTTLMQQRSPGELLGRVASAFRTLAFAGVPLGALLGGAVATAWGLNTPPLLTAGFFVLALTALIPVRKPDVPVVASDDDATTAHAPR comes from the coding sequence ATGGACCGAGGGGGAGTTGTGGCGACGGCTGAGACCGGGGGAGTGCGTGCGCCTGCGTGGCGCGGGGGGTTCGGACGGCTGTGGAGCGCCGCCGTGCTCTCCAGCTTCGGTGATTCCCTGCGTACGGCCGCCCTGCCGCTCCTTGCCGTGACGCTGACGGACCGGCCGCTGCTGATCGCCGCGGTCACCGCCTGTGGCTATCTGCCGTGGATCGTCTTCGGGCTGCTCGGCGGCGCCGTCGCCGACCGGGTGGACCAGCGGCGCGCGATGTGGACGGTGGATGCGTTACGAGCCCTGCTGGTCGGCGCGTTCGCGGTGGCCGTGGCGCTCGGGCACGCCTCGATCGGACTGCTCATCGCACTGGCCTTCACCCTGACCGCACTCCAGACGCTGTTCGACAACGCCGCGACGGCCCTGCTCCCCTCGCTGGTGGACCATGACGCCCTCGGCAGCGCGAACGCCCGCCTGATGACCGGCCAGCGCATCGCCGGCGGACTGGTGGGCGGGCCGGTCGTGCCGGTACTGCTGGCAGTGGGAGCCGCCGTTCCCTTCGCGGCCGACGCCGGTACCTACCTGGTGGCGGCCGCCCTGGTGGCCTCGCTGCGGATCGAGGCGCCCGAACGAAAGCCGGCACCGGCGGGCAGCACCCTGCGCCGGGAGATCGGGGAGGGACTGCGCACCCTGTGGCGCGACCGGGACCTGCGGGGCCTGTGCGCCGCCACCGCGCTGTGCAACATCGGCATGGGCGCCCAGCTCGCCACCCTGGTCGTCCTGGTGACCGGGTGGCTGGACGCCGGTTCTGTGGGGTACGCGGCGGCGGGCGCCGCGTTCACCGTCGGAGGTCTGGCCGGGGGAGTGATGAACGGCCGGATCGTGCAGCGGCTGGGCACGATCCGGGCCGTGCTGCTCGCCGGTGCGGTGCAGACCGCGACCCTCGTGGTCATGGGCACCGTGCGCAGTCTGGCGGTGCTGGTGGCCGCCCTGGTCGTCTTCGGGCTCATGGGCATGGTGTGGAACGTCAACACGACGACGCTCATGCAGCAGCGCAGCCCTGGTGAGCTGCTGGGCCGGGTGGCCTCGGCCTTCCGGACCCTGGCCTTCGCCGGGGTGCCACTCGGCGCCCTGCTGGGCGGTGCCGTCGCCACCGCCTGGGGCCTCAACACGCCGCCCCTGCTCACGGCCGGCTTCTTCGTGCTCGCCCTCACCGCGCTGATACCTGTGCGCAAGCCGGACGTACCTGTTGTTGCGTCGGACGACGACGCCACGACGGCTCACGCCCCGCGCTGA
- a CDS encoding PadR family transcriptional regulator, which translates to MRLPLLALLARGPAHGYELKQDLEQTLGSAYPQPNVGQIYVTLGRLEKQGLIEGEDVEQSSRPNKKVYHLTDAGREALRAWFEEPEDEPRVRDEFFMKLALAPQTGLAEQIALINRQRRQYLNTMRQLSKLAAAEDRDNRIAHLLIEGAMLHLQADLDWLERCQEELEELE; encoded by the coding sequence GTGCGGCTGCCCCTCCTGGCCCTGCTCGCACGCGGACCGGCCCACGGGTACGAGCTCAAGCAGGACCTTGAGCAGACGCTGGGCTCCGCGTACCCTCAGCCGAACGTCGGCCAGATCTATGTGACCCTCGGCCGCCTCGAGAAGCAGGGACTGATCGAGGGCGAGGACGTCGAGCAGTCCAGCCGACCCAACAAAAAGGTCTACCACCTCACCGACGCCGGGCGTGAGGCGCTGCGCGCCTGGTTCGAGGAGCCCGAGGACGAGCCGCGGGTACGGGACGAGTTCTTCATGAAGCTGGCCCTCGCCCCGCAGACCGGTCTCGCCGAACAGATCGCCCTCATCAACAGACAGCGGCGCCAGTACCTGAACACCATGCGTCAACTGTCGAAGCTGGCCGCCGCCGAGGACCGGGACAACCGCATCGCCCACCTGCTGATAGAGGGCGCGATGCTGCATCTGCAGGCCGACCTCGACTGGCTGGAACGGTGCCAGGAAGAGCTGGAGGAGCTGGAGTGA